The Thiorhodovibrio frisius genome segment ACCGTCACCTCCTTTACCGACAGCTCCGATGGCATGCTGGCTGCGCGAACCGATGGCCTGCGTACCACCATTGATGACATTGCCCAGCAACGGGAGGATCTCGACGAGCGGATGCTCTCGCTCGAGGAGCGATTGTCAGCCCAGTTCGCGGCGATGGACTCCCTTGTTGCCCAGATGAACAATACCAGCAACTATTTGGCGACCCAGCTCGGCAATCTCATCTCGGGTGGCAGCAAATAGTAGCCGTCTGGAAAGCTGGCATGTATGCTATAGAGATGAAAAAGAGTACTGACCAATACCGCCAAGCGGGTGTGCTGTCCGAAATATCGGTTGCCAGTCCGCATCGGATCATCCAGCTGCTATTCGAGGGCGCCCTTGAGCGCATCGCGGTCGGCAAGGGCGCGATGTTGCAGGGCAATATCGCCAAGAAGGGCGAACAGATCAGCAAAGCCATCAATATCATCGATGGCCTGCGCGGCGTGCTTGACCACGAAAAGGGTGGTGAGCTTGCCGAACGGCTGGATGCGCTCTACGAGTACATGTCCTATCAGTTGCTCCAGGCCAACCTTCGGGACAATCCCGACGCGCTTGATGAAGTGACGAAGCTCCTGCGGGAAGTCAAGTCCGGCTGGGATGAGATCCCGGAGGAACTTCGCAATTCAGCGGGCTAGGGCGCCTGTTGCATCACCGGCTTGTCTCCCGGCGGCCAACTTGCGGCAGGCTAAGATATCTGCCAATGAGTGCCAGTTCAGTGACAATCGATCAGCGTCTCGAGCAACTGCTTGTCAGGTTCAAGCAAGCAACTGTTGATCAGCCGGTCAGCGAACTCTCCGCGCTCGACGCCGAGTTGCGCGAGTTGCTGGACTCCGATGAATTCACCCAACAAGCGGCTGAAAGCGATGAATCACGCGATCAGCTGATTACCCTGCTTGAGTCAATCGAGCAGACCCATCGTGAACTCATCACCCGTGCCGAGAATCACAGCCGCGTAGTCGCGGACCAGCTGCAGCAGTTGCGGGAAGATCGGCGATCCGCAAACACCTATACCCACGTTCGTCGCCATTCCCTTTAGTCGCTGCGTAAAACCTGCGGCCTCCAGGCGCTGTCCCCGGTAGCGATTTATCGCCACTTGGGCACTTGGAGACCGTCATCTAGCGATCCCCGCAGAAAGATCCCACATCCCGCGAAAAGCGGTTTCCACGTCCCGCGCGAAGGTGAGGCCGTCGCAAAGGGGGGATTGCTCCACCGTCGACCGCAATGTCTCATGATACTGCCGGCGTCGCTGCGGTGCGGTCGCCAGAGAAATGGCAAGGGCGACGTACTCTTCCTCGTTTTTTGCAACCAGTCCCGGGCAGCCAATGGTGTTGAGAATGCTCGCGCTATGCCGTCCGGGCCAGGCACCACCATGCAGGGTAATGACTGGCACGCCCATCCATAGCGCCTCGGCAGTGGTAATTCCTCCGCCATAGGGGGTTGGGTCCAAGGCAATATCGACCCGATTGTAGGTCTCGAGCATTTCAGTGCGCGACGCTTTGCCTTCCAGTGTCAGGCGTTCCGCAGAAATACCATGCGCAGCAAAGCGCTCGAGGAGTTGTCGCCGGATTTCCGCATGCCGCAAAGAAGCATATCGCAAGAGGAGTCGGGTGTTTGGTGTTTCTCGCAAAATATGCGACCAGAGAGCGATGGTCGCGGGCGAAAGCTTAATGGTGTTGTTGAAGCTTCCAAAGGTCAGTTCTCTCGGATTGGCGTTTCTTTTCCTGATCGGGACGGCCGGCTCAGGCGGTCGAATGCACATATAGGAATGTGGCAGGCGCCAGAGCTGCTCGATGAACAAGTCCTTGTCTTGCTCTGGCGCGACAAACCGATCGGCCAGGACATAGTCCATCGCGCTAAGACCTGTGGTACCAACGTATCCGAGCCAAGATGCTTGCACTGGAGCCGGCTTTAGCGCAAACATCGATAACCTGTTGTCTGCCGTATGCCCTGAGAGATCAAGCAGAATATCAATGCTCTGGGCGCGAATACAGTCCGCCGCAGTCTCGTCATCAAGCCCAACCAGACTGTGCCAGCCATCGGCATGACTCTGAAGCTCCGCGCTGACCGAATCATACACAGTGCTCGTCGGAAAACAGATCACCCGGACTTCTTTTCGATCATGATTCGGCAGCAAAGGCTCCAGGAAATGGCCGACCGGATGGCGGCGAAAGTCCCCCGACACATAACCGATGCATAATGGCCGACGCTTGGGATGGGGCTTGGCACGCGCGTTTCGGGGGCTGTGGTGGCCAAAGCGCTCGCCGAACTGGCGCGCCGCCGAGAGGATTGGCCCTCTGGCGGAATTTTCGCGGTAATGCAAGGCAAGTAGTCGATTACTGTGTGTCGCCAAGTAGTTGGGATTGACTGAGATGGCGTGTGTATAGCCCGCGATGGCCTCGTCCAAGCGTTCAAGATCTTGCAAGGTCGTGGCCCGGTTGTGCAAAGCCTCCGCGTAATCGGCTCTGACTGCAAGCGCAGCATCATAAGCGGCAAGGGCTTTCGTGAACGGCCCGAGGCTTTTGCGACCAAGGCTTTGCAGGGCGCTGCCCCGATGGAAGTGCGCCTCCGCGAAATCGGGGGCGAGCTTCAGTGCGGTTTCGAAGGCGTCAACCGCTTCATGCAGTCGGCCAAGCTGCAGGAGTGTGGTCCCGCGGAAAAAGTGGCTTTCAGCAAGGTTCCCTTGAACGGAGAGCGCGGCATCGAATGCCGCCAAGGCATCCTCGGGTCTTTTTAGCGCGTCCAGACACAGACCACGACAGTGATAGGCCTTTGCATAATCCTCCCGGCATGCCAGTGCAGCGTCAAAGGCGGAGACTGCGTCCCGCTCTCGACCGCATTGCATCAAGGCTCTGCCGCGGTTGAAATGTGTTTCCGGGTGATTTGGCCGGTATCGCAGCGCTCTGTCATAGGCGTGAATCGCCTCACTAAAGCGTTTAAGCCGGTCAAAAATGATCCCGATATTTAAATACAGGTCGGCATCAGTCTGGGCTAACCCGGCCGCAGTGCGATAGTTGGCGAGCGCTTCTTCGAGTTTTCCCATGCTTTTGAGCAGCTCGCCGGCATGGGCATGATAACTGGCGTCCGTTGGATTTAGGCTGATGGCCTCGCTGATCGCATTCTCGGCGTCTGAGTACTGCTCTGCTTGATAGGCGGCTAGGCTAAGCAAATACCATGCATCCGCATGTCTCGGATGAACGCGTAGAAATTGTTGATAAAGAAGTATGGCGCCTTCTATCTCGCCACGCTGATGGTACTGTATTGCAGTGTCAAGATGTCCAGTTTCTAACTCAAATTGTTCAGTATCCATGCTTATTTATCCATGCTCATTTCGTCGCATTGATAGCTCGAGAAAATATTTCGCAAGCGCTATTGCTTGAGTGCCCGAGGCGCCATCGTCGTTCGGTGGCCAGCACCTGTTTTTGCGGCTCCCGAGGTGTTAGGCTGCTCGAAAAGACAGGAGGCCACATTGTTAGCTGTTCGAAGTTTCGGAGGCCGGTAGCATGTCTCGACCACAAGAGTCCTTAGATCACATCCTAAGAAAAGCAACCCAACATCACGAAAGTGGGAACCTAGAAGCAGCCGTAGCAGGCTACCAGGTGGTCCTTGGCGCGAGACCAGACTTGGCGAGCGTCCATAATAATCTAGGAAATGCCTTGTTGTCGCTTGGCCGTCCGCAGGACGCCTTGGGTGCCTTCGATTCGGCGGTGGCCTTGGAGCCCGAGGACGCGATCCTCAGATTTAATCGGGGCAACCTGTTGCGCCAGCTTGGCCGTTACGACCAAGCGATTCTTGCCTTTGAAGCGGCGATTAACCTGCAACCGAACTTTGCCGAGGGCTACCTGAACCTGGGTCTGACGTTAAAGGACTTGGAGCGCTACGACTTGGCTCTAGCCGCTTTTGACAGGGTGCTGCGGTTGAAACCCGGCTTTGCGGCGGCTCACAACAACCGCGGCATTGTTCTCAAGGAACTGGGCAGATTGGAAGAAGCGCTCACAGCGTACGACACCGCGCTCAGCCTGCGGCCTGATTTTGCCAAAGCGCATAATAACCGTGGCTTTGTACTGAAGGACCTCGGTCGATACACCGATGCGCTAGCCGCCTGTGATGCCGCGCTGCAATTGCAGCCCGATTTGGCCGATGCATATAATACGCGTGGTTATGTGCTGAAAGACATGGGACGAATCGCAGAGGCACTGGCTGCATGCGAGACGGGACTGGAGTTACAGCCGGATTTGGTCGACGCGCATAACAACAGAGGCGGCCTGCTTCAGGCGCTGGGTTATCAGAATGAGGCAATAGCATCCTATTGCGAAGCGATTCGTATCAAACCGGATTACTCTCTTGCTCACAATAATCGCCTTTTTGCCCTGCATTATGGAGAGCGAACACCGTCAGGCGCGATATGGGCGGCCGCCTGTGAGTTTGGGGACAAATTCGGTAAGCCTCGTTTTTTTGACCAAGAACCATTCAGAGGCAAGTCAGATGGACGCGTTCATATTGGCTATGTATCAGGCGATTTTCACAACCACCCGGTCGGGTACTTCCTTGAGAGCGTGCTAAAAAATCACGACCACAAGAAGTTTTCAGTTCATTGCTACGATACCCAGGGTGCGCAAGATGACCTGACTGCGCGTCTTAAACGTCATGCGCAGGTGTGGAGAAGTCTTGTCGGGATAAACGACGCCGGGGCCGCCGAACAGATCCGCTCAGACGAAATTGATATATTGATCGATCTTTCTGGTCATACCGCGCATAACCGATTGTTAGTGTTCGCCCAGCGCCCCGCGCCGGTCCAAGTGACCTGGCTAGGGTACTTCGGTACCACGGGGTTGCCAACGATTGACTATATATTAGCGGATCGCTATGTGGTAACTGAAACGGACGAGCAGTTTTTTTCTGAGAAGATCGTGCGACTGCCGCATAGTTATCTCTGCTTCACGCCGCCAACTGAAAACGTGGGCATCAAGCCGTGTCGCTCAGCTCGTAATTTTATCAAGTTCGCAAGCTTTAACAATATTGCAAAGTTGTCCGATCAGACCATCTGGTTATGGGCGCAAATTATTCTGAGAGTGCCAAATTCACAATTGGTTATCCGCGATAAGGCGCTTGGTGATGCAACAGTTCGGCAGAGAATTATCGACCGTTTCGCAATCCAGGGCGTTGTCCAGGAGCGCCTGGATATTAAACCAAGTCTGCGTCGCGAGGAGTACCTTGAATCCTATAACGATGTCGATATCTCGTTGAGTCCGACGCCGTTCGGCGGTGGCACGACGACAGCCGAAGCCCTGTGGATGGGAGTGCCCGTTGTTTGTTTGCGTGGAGGTACGTGGGTTGGGCGGATCAGTGAAAGCATTATCAAAACCGTGGGTTTGCGGGACTTGGTTGCGGAAACCGAGGAAGAGTACATTCATATCGCCACATCGTTGGCAACTCGTGCTGATCAGCTTCACGAAATGCGTTCTGGCTTACGATCAAGGTTGGAGAACTCCCCTTTCTGTGACTGTCCAGCTTTCACGCGCGATTTGGAAGAAGCGTTTCTAGGCATGCTGGATAGCTGGCGGCGACCATGCGCCTCGCCTCCGTTTGGGCAATAGAACCGAAGGCCCACCTAAACTGAAAAATCTGGAACAATTTTTGGATCGATTTTAGCCATAATGGGAAGAACGCGCACAGCAAAAGCGCTTTTAGATGATGCGGTGGCAAAACACCGCCGGGGAGATCTTGCGGGAGCGATAGCTGGTTACAAGGAACTGCTGAATCAAGCTCCAAACCACGCGGACGCGCTCCATCTTCTCGGTCTCGCGTTTTATCAACAGGGGGAAAACGAGCAGGCGGCGCGTCTGATTGATCGCGCAATTCAGTCTGACAGTCAAGTTGCGCTTTTTTACAATCATTATGGTCTTGTCCTCTATGCCCTGTCTCGAACCGAAGAAGCCCTTGCGGCATTTGACGCAGCTTTGAAATTGAACCCGGGGTTCGTGAAGGCCCATAATAATAGGGGCGCTGTCTTAATGGGGGCTGGCCGCCTAAAGGAAGCGCTCGCCGCTTTTAATAATGCAGTGGGTTTGGAGCCTGGTAACCAAGAAGGGCACGTGAATCGAGCGAAAGTGCTAGGGGAGCTTGGCCATCTTGGTGAATCGGTGGAGTCTTTTCAGACCGCAATAGCAATTGATCCTTGTCTTTCGGATGCCCATTTTCAACTTGGAAATGTTTTGAGGATGCTCGGGCGCATGCAGGATGCGCTGTCAGCTTATGATCATGCGCTTAAATTGGACGACAAAGATGCTTCAGTCTATGCCAACCGTGGAAATGTGTTGGTTGAATTAGGACGGTTAAAGGAAGCCGAAGAGTCCTATAGGAAAGCCTTGGCAGTAGATCAGGACCATATCGTAACACTTAATAATTGGGCGAGCCTATTGCTCAAACAAGGGAAATCGCGAGAGGCTATTTGCGTATTCGAAACAGCCTTGGCAATCAACCCCAAAAACCCGGAGGTGAATAATAACTACGGTGCAGCGCTAAGGGATGTTGGCGAGTTAAATGAAGCAATAGCGGCATTTAAACAGGCAATTACATCAGAACCGAGTTACTACCAAGCACATAGCAACCGCATAATGGCGTTACATTATCGGGAGGAAAATCCAGATCAGCGAATTGCGAGAGCAATCAGGCAATTTGCTGCCCGGTTCGAGCAAGAGGAAATCTGTCGCCCCTCCATGTTGGCACGAACGCTCAGGCGGAAAATGCGGATTGGATATGTCTCCGGTGACTTTCGTGAACATCCAGTGGGGTATTTTCTCGAGGGCGCCATGTTGCATCATGATCGTGCTGAACTAGAGATATATTGTTACAGTAATAACCGAGTACGCGACCGTCTCACTGCGCGTTTGCAGGCTTGCGCCAACAAATGGCGAACAATTGAAAATTTGCCAGACAAGGCTGCGCTCGAGTGTATTCGCACAGATGGAATTGATATCCTCGTCGATCTTTCCGGGCATACCGCGAACAATCGCCTTTCTCTGTTTGCGCTGCGGCCGGCTCCGGTTCAAGTGACTTGGCTTGGCTACTTTGGTACAACGGGTCTGAAAGCGATTGACTTCATCCTCGCAGATCGATTTGTGATTCGCGACGGTGAGGAAGAAAAATTCTCTGAACGGGTATGGCGTCTCCCGGAAAGCTACCTATGCTTCACACCGCCCGTCACTAGAAGCGAGATTGACTCAAAGTGTGCAATGCCGGACTCTGTTACCTTTGCCAGCTTCAACAACATTCTCAAACTCTCGGAACGAACAATCAGGCTCTGGTCCCGTGTTTTGAAAGAGGTCCCTGGATCTAATCTGTTGATACGGGATAAAGTGCTGGCCGACCCGGGCGTCCGCGCTAAAGTTCTTGGAGAATTTGTGAAATCTGGAACATGCCCCGAGCAACTGGTTATGGAGTCCAGCGTTTCTCGCGAGGAATATCTTCGGGAATATTGCGATGTGGACATCTCTTTAAGCCCCACTCCCTTTGGGGGCGGCACCACGACCGCAGAAGCTCTCTGGATGGGGGTCCCAGTGGTTTTTTTAAGTGGTGGAACCTGGGCAGGGCGGATCGGTGAAAGTATTCTCCGCACTGTTGGTTTGCCAGAGTTAGTGGCTCAGGATGAGGAACGATACGTTGGAATCGCGACAGCCCTTGCCGGTGACGTCAAGCGAAGAAGAGAATTGAGAAATGATCTGCGGGGGATGGTCCAAAACTCGCCGCTGTGCGATTTTACAACCTTCACTTATGAGTTGGAGCGTGCCTATCGGGAGATGTGGAAAGATATTACCGAGCGGGTTGCACATGGATATGGCGATTGGCATTAACCTGAAAAACAATGCGATAAGAAATGGCAGATAAAGACGATCTGGAAATTCTTGCGCCCGTACTTGAGGCTCTAAACGGAGATGACTTGAATGTTGCTCTTCGGGCTTATGATGGCTTGGTGAGGGATGCTCCGGAAGTCAGCGGCTATCATGTGAACCGGGGTAATATCCTGCAAGCCTTGGGGCGCCCAAATGAAGCGCTCGAAGCCTTCGATTGGGCCATCAGGGTATCGCCGAGTGATCCGGTTTCGCATTTTAATCGGGGGAACCTTCTTCGTGCCATTGGGAGGGCAGCGGAAGCCATTGAAGCATATGGTAGGGCAATCACTTTTAATTCACATTTTGCCGAGGCATTTCTTAATCGCGGCATTGTTCTCAAAGGCATGGGCCGAAATCAGGAGGCACTGGAGGCCTATGATAACGCCGTCGCTGAAAACCCAAGCCTCTTTCTTGCCCATTACAACCGGGGAGTTCTGCTGCAAGAACTTGGTAAGCACGAAGATGCGCTGCGGGCTTTTGAAGCGTCAATTGATATCAATCCGAGATATGCAAAAGCGCAGAATAATCGAGGAAACCTTCTGAGGGTATTCGGGCGTAATGAAGAGGCAGTGCAGGCGTTTCGGTTGGCACTGGAGATTGATGGAAAGTGCATTGAGGCGCTGATTAATTACGGGAACTTCTTGCGCAGTCAAGGAATGTTGCAGCAGGCGCTGGGATATCTTGACTCGGCAATTCACCTGAATCCTGCCTCTACTGAGGCGCATCTCAACCGTAGCGCCACTTTGCAGGAAATGGGGTATTTTCATCGAGCGCTTGAAGCGTGCGATTCGGCTTTGGCACGAGATCCGGATTCAATTTCCGCGCGCCTTAATCGTGCTGGAATTTTGAAGGATCTCGGATTGTCTCAGAAGGCCATGGATGAATACGACTGGGTGATAGCACGTAAGCCGGACCTAGCTGTTGGACATTCCAATCGCTTATTTTCCCTGCACTACTGGGAAGAGAACGTGCAAAGAGCAATTTTCCCTGCTGCACTTGAGTATGGCCGTGAATTTGGTTACGCGGCGAACGAAGGACCTTATACGAAGAATAAAAGAAATCAAGCTAAATTGCGTGTCGGCTATGTGTCGGCCGATTTCCGCTGTCACTCCGTCGGGTTTTTCTTGCAGCAGGTGTTTGCTCACCATGACCTTCAGCAGATTGAGCTATTTGTCTACAATAACGGTGAGGTCAGGGATAATCTAACCGAGGCGCTGTCGGGAAAAGTAACGCATTGGGTCGATATTCTCGGTCTTCCGGATGATAGCGTGGCAGATCGTATTAGAGCAGATGGTATTGATATCCTGGTCGATCTCTCGGGGCATTCGGCGGGGAATCGTCTGCCTGTATTCGCTATGCGCCCGTCCCCGGTCCAAGTCAGCTGGCTTGGGTATTTCGGAACCACTGGCCTCAGCGCGATGGATTATGTGATCGGGGATGGGGTCGTGACACCAGCCGGATGCGAAAAATACTTTGTCGAAAGAATATACCGGCTTCCGGGTTGTTATCTTTGCTACACGCCACCCGCGCTGGATATTGATACCAGTCGCCTTGGAGGCAAGGCAAGGGAAATCACTTTCGGAAGTTTCAATAATGTCGCAAAGATTTCAGATTCTACGATTAAACTTTGGGCACGGGTGTTGGATGAGTCAAAAGATAGTCGATTGGTCCTTCGCGATAAGTCATTCACCGAACTGTCAATGAGGAAGCGGATGCTGGCGCGTTTTGGGAGTTTTGGGCTCGCGGCGGAGCGTTTGAGCTTAGAGCCAGCTTTGGGTCGGAGGGAATATTTAGAGTCCTATCGGCACATCGATGTTGCTCTCGATCCTACACCCTATGGTGGGGGTACGACTACGGCAGACGCTTTGTGGATGGGGGTGCCTGTTGTTACGCTTCGCGGAAAGACGTGGGCTGGCAGAATCAGTACCAGTATTCTGAATGCCCTAGGAATTCCCGAGTTTTCAGCTCAGGATGAAAACGAGTACGTGTCCATTGCGTCTTCATTGGCGAGAGATAGAGAAAAAAAGGAGAAACTGGCAAGGGAATTGAGAAGGAAGATGCTTTCGTCGGGCTTTTGTGACGGTGCTTGGTTTACGCAAACGCTTGAAGCAGCTTACCGAACAATGTGGTCGGATTGGTTTACTACGTGAATATATTTCAGATAATAGGCTTTTGTTTCGTTTTGCTAGATCGGGCATTTTCGTTGTAACCAAATTGTGCTTTGTACAGTGTTTTGGATTCACGAATTCAATGCCTTTTCTAGGTCCGTGAGGAATTTTTTGTAATTTCGCCAATGGGATATTCTCGTTGTGTATATTGGCTTTCTAACCTGTTCAGCACTTGCTGTTTTGATTTCCCGCTTATTCAAGTGGGGGGTCAGGCATTCAGAATGAAAAGGGAGACTGCAGTGGGTAAGCAAGCCTCTAATCACAGGTTCTGGTTCGCGGACGAGAGATTCGTAGTCGACGTGATGAATCTTTAACGGAAGCACTGTCTCCCAATGTTTCATGACCTTGAGGTATTCGCTGTAATAGCGTCCGAGCATTAAAAAACTATTGGCATAGCCATGGCCATTTTCAAAGGGATTGGTGAAAATCGACCAACAGGTGGCCATCGGGTTGCGCCGGCAATGGATAATGGTTGCCTTTGGGAAAAGTTTAACGATGAACCATAAGTAAGCAAAATTATGACAGTTTTTGTCGACGACGTGTTTGGCTTTGTTATCGAATGTGTCGAGGTAATTCAGATACCCGTTCGCGATGGCTTTGACTTGATTTTCAGGGATATCTTCAAGGCGGGTTCCGCCATTCCGCTCCTGTTGGACGAGGAGGTCCGTTTTTTCGGATATCCACCCAAGTTCACCCGCGCCATGTACAAGGGGATGGCAGTCAAGCATTTGCTCGACCAGGCTTGTACCGGAGCGTGGCATACCTACCACGAAGATTGGTCGTCTAGTTGGATGCGCGGTGGACCCATGGCTTGAAAAGAATGATCGTGTGATCCGAGACCGAATCCATCGGATGTAAGTATAGCCGTTGTCGTGGCTTATGCCTTCGTCTTTCTGGTGATATTCGCGCGCGATGCTGTAATGCCGAAACGCGCGGGCATAGTCGGCTTTCTGCTCGTAGAGAGACGCAAGCATAAGATGCCCTGTTCTGAAATCAGTAACCTGGCATTGGCTCGCTTTCAATGCTAGGTGACATTCGGTGATGGCATCCTCTATTCGGCCCGGCTTTTTCAGGCATACCGCAAGTTGGAGTCGGACGTTGGCGTTATCCGGGTCAATGGAGAGCGCAGCCCGAAAATCATTGATTGCAGCGCACCAACGAGATTGGGCTTTTCTTACTGTGGCGCGGTTGATATAGGCAGCCGCGTAGAAAGGGTTTAGTGAAATAGCTTGACTGAAAGCTTTGATCGCTTTTTCAATTTGGTTAGTACGTTTGCAGGCGACTCCGAGAGTGTTTAGAAGTCTCGCTTGATCCTCCCCTGTTGTTTCTGCTTGGCGACATATGCTAATAGCATCGTCGTATTGGCCCTTGTCAATGAGCAGGTTGGCATAGCTCAAGGCGGACGAGTGGTTGGTTGGGTCTAGGGAGAGAGCTCGTTGATAGGCGAGAGAGGCATCATCGGTGCGGTTGGTTTCCTCGAGTAACAGGCCGTATGCGCGATGGTAGTCTGCAACCGAGGGATTTACTTCAATGGCCGTGCGCAGGTATTTCTCACTTTCTTGGTAATCGGCATGGCGGAGCAAGATAGTTCCTAAGAGGTAGGCGACACGGCCGCGTTGCGAGAGCGGGAGAAAGGGAAATGCTTCCCTATACAGGTCAACGGCCTGATGGAGGTCTCCTTGTTCGTGGCATATCAATGCCTTCTCTAGTGCGTTCGCCATGTCGAGCGGAGTGTCTAGCAGTCGGTTTTGTGATGTAGGCGCATCCATCGATATCAAAACTTTTGTACTCGTGAGTTGGCGCGTTGTAGGCATTGATGTGTCTCTTTGGGACTGAGTTCTTTAACTTCCAGTTCTGACCACAGTTACCGTTAGAGCGAGCAGTTGTGCGTAAAAACAGGCATGGCGTTCTGGTTTTATAACCCGTTTAGCGAAGAGACAAAGTTTTGGATGTCAGCCTCGCAATTTTGCGACAAACTAAGAATCTGCGGGAGGTGTGCTGCATATTCTAGGTAATCGATTTCGATCCACTTGTCGATTAGTCCCTGCAGATTTTCCGATAGGTGGCGGGAGGTGGGGTCCAAATTTCTAACCAGGGCGAGACCGCTGGGAAAACTCGGGATTGTCATGATGACAAGGTCGGGTCTTTCCTGTTTGAGCAGCGGCACGATTTTCCAGGTGT includes the following:
- a CDS encoding O-linked N-acetylglucosamine transferase, SPINDLY family protein is translated as MDTEQFELETGHLDTAIQYHQRGEIEGAILLYQQFLRVHPRHADAWYLLSLAAYQAEQYSDAENAISEAISLNPTDASYHAHAGELLKSMGKLEEALANYRTAAGLAQTDADLYLNIGIIFDRLKRFSEAIHAYDRALRYRPNHPETHFNRGRALMQCGRERDAVSAFDAALACREDYAKAYHCRGLCLDALKRPEDALAAFDAALSVQGNLAESHFFRGTTLLQLGRLHEAVDAFETALKLAPDFAEAHFHRGSALQSLGRKSLGPFTKALAAYDAALAVRADYAEALHNRATTLQDLERLDEAIAGYTHAISVNPNYLATHSNRLLALHYRENSARGPILSAARQFGERFGHHSPRNARAKPHPKRRPLCIGYVSGDFRRHPVGHFLEPLLPNHDRKEVRVICFPTSTVYDSVSAELQSHADGWHSLVGLDDETAADCIRAQSIDILLDLSGHTADNRLSMFALKPAPVQASWLGYVGTTGLSAMDYVLADRFVAPEQDKDLFIEQLWRLPHSYMCIRPPEPAVPIRKRNANPRELTFGSFNNTIKLSPATIALWSHILRETPNTRLLLRYASLRHAEIRRQLLERFAAHGISAERLTLEGKASRTEMLETYNRVDIALDPTPYGGGITTAEALWMGVPVITLHGGAWPGRHSASILNTIGCPGLVAKNEEEYVALAISLATAPQRRRQYHETLRSTVEQSPLCDGLTFARDVETAFRGMWDLSAGIAR
- the fliS gene encoding flagellar export chaperone FliS yields the protein MYAIEMKKSTDQYRQAGVLSEISVASPHRIIQLLFEGALERIAVGKGAMLQGNIAKKGEQISKAINIIDGLRGVLDHEKGGELAERLDALYEYMSYQLLQANLRDNPDALDEVTKLLREVKSGWDEIPEELRNSAG
- a CDS encoding tetratricopeptide repeat protein — translated: MGRTRTAKALLDDAVAKHRRGDLAGAIAGYKELLNQAPNHADALHLLGLAFYQQGENEQAARLIDRAIQSDSQVALFYNHYGLVLYALSRTEEALAAFDAALKLNPGFVKAHNNRGAVLMGAGRLKEALAAFNNAVGLEPGNQEGHVNRAKVLGELGHLGESVESFQTAIAIDPCLSDAHFQLGNVLRMLGRMQDALSAYDHALKLDDKDASVYANRGNVLVELGRLKEAEESYRKALAVDQDHIVTLNNWASLLLKQGKSREAICVFETALAINPKNPEVNNNYGAALRDVGELNEAIAAFKQAITSEPSYYQAHSNRIMALHYREENPDQRIARAIRQFAARFEQEEICRPSMLARTLRRKMRIGYVSGDFREHPVGYFLEGAMLHHDRAELEIYCYSNNRVRDRLTARLQACANKWRTIENLPDKAALECIRTDGIDILVDLSGHTANNRLSLFALRPAPVQVTWLGYFGTTGLKAIDFILADRFVIRDGEEEKFSERVWRLPESYLCFTPPVTRSEIDSKCAMPDSVTFASFNNILKLSERTIRLWSRVLKEVPGSNLLIRDKVLADPGVRAKVLGEFVKSGTCPEQLVMESSVSREEYLREYCDVDISLSPTPFGGGTTTAEALWMGVPVVFLSGGTWAGRIGESILRTVGLPELVAQDEERYVGIATALAGDVKRRRELRNDLRGMVQNSPLCDFTTFTYELERAYREMWKDITERVAHGYGDWH
- a CDS encoding tetratricopeptide repeat protein, whose product is MADKDDLEILAPVLEALNGDDLNVALRAYDGLVRDAPEVSGYHVNRGNILQALGRPNEALEAFDWAIRVSPSDPVSHFNRGNLLRAIGRAAEAIEAYGRAITFNSHFAEAFLNRGIVLKGMGRNQEALEAYDNAVAENPSLFLAHYNRGVLLQELGKHEDALRAFEASIDINPRYAKAQNNRGNLLRVFGRNEEAVQAFRLALEIDGKCIEALINYGNFLRSQGMLQQALGYLDSAIHLNPASTEAHLNRSATLQEMGYFHRALEACDSALARDPDSISARLNRAGILKDLGLSQKAMDEYDWVIARKPDLAVGHSNRLFSLHYWEENVQRAIFPAALEYGREFGYAANEGPYTKNKRNQAKLRVGYVSADFRCHSVGFFLQQVFAHHDLQQIELFVYNNGEVRDNLTEALSGKVTHWVDILGLPDDSVADRIRADGIDILVDLSGHSAGNRLPVFAMRPSPVQVSWLGYFGTTGLSAMDYVIGDGVVTPAGCEKYFVERIYRLPGCYLCYTPPALDIDTSRLGGKAREITFGSFNNVAKISDSTIKLWARVLDESKDSRLVLRDKSFTELSMRKRMLARFGSFGLAAERLSLEPALGRREYLESYRHIDVALDPTPYGGGTTTADALWMGVPVVTLRGKTWAGRISTSILNALGIPEFSAQDENEYVSIASSLARDREKKEKLARELRRKMLSSGFCDGAWFTQTLEAAYRTMWSDWFTT
- a CDS encoding O-linked N-acetylglucosamine transferase, SPINDLY family protein, which translates into the protein MSRPQESLDHILRKATQHHESGNLEAAVAGYQVVLGARPDLASVHNNLGNALLSLGRPQDALGAFDSAVALEPEDAILRFNRGNLLRQLGRYDQAILAFEAAINLQPNFAEGYLNLGLTLKDLERYDLALAAFDRVLRLKPGFAAAHNNRGIVLKELGRLEEALTAYDTALSLRPDFAKAHNNRGFVLKDLGRYTDALAACDAALQLQPDLADAYNTRGYVLKDMGRIAEALAACETGLELQPDLVDAHNNRGGLLQALGYQNEAIASYCEAIRIKPDYSLAHNNRLFALHYGERTPSGAIWAAACEFGDKFGKPRFFDQEPFRGKSDGRVHIGYVSGDFHNHPVGYFLESVLKNHDHKKFSVHCYDTQGAQDDLTARLKRHAQVWRSLVGINDAGAAEQIRSDEIDILIDLSGHTAHNRLLVFAQRPAPVQVTWLGYFGTTGLPTIDYILADRYVVTETDEQFFSEKIVRLPHSYLCFTPPTENVGIKPCRSARNFIKFASFNNIAKLSDQTIWLWAQIILRVPNSQLVIRDKALGDATVRQRIIDRFAIQGVVQERLDIKPSLRREEYLESYNDVDISLSPTPFGGGTTTAEALWMGVPVVCLRGGTWVGRISESIIKTVGLRDLVAETEEEYIHIATSLATRADQLHEMRSGLRSRLENSPFCDCPAFTRDLEEAFLGMLDSWRRPCASPPFGQ